ggagataaattacgaatcaggtcgatttttatttttaaattataattttttggtatatatatcatactaatgacgtcatccatctgggcgtaatgactcaattgatgatttttttaaataaggataggggtcgtgtgatagcttatttaaaaggctgtttaattctctattcaataatatcaacattaacataattatttacatagagtgtccaaaatttttttttatttttatttaattcgaaatacattttactgttgtccgaaaacaggaaaaaatgtttatttgataaataaatattactttcgcttaaattcaatattaaagctgcctcttagcagtttgaacatttaatttaagtgaaaagcaatatttatttatcaaataaacattttttcctgttttcggacaacagtaaaatgtctttcgagttaaataaattatatacattcttctttttgtctcagttaatttaattaaaaaaaaaatttgggcaccctttataaataattatgttaatgtttatattattgaatagggaattgaataacctttcaaatgagctatcacacgacccctatttttatttaaaaaaatcatcgattacgtcatcacgcccagatggatgacgtcactagtatcatatgtatgccaaaaaattataaaatgaaaatcgacctgatacgtaatttatctccagagtcgcccattctctagaaaatgaatttattgcaactcaaacgtcctcactgtatgtatGAAATACATAAAATTACTCTCAAAAAAGTATGTCCTACTCGATCAGAGGGTCCCTACCAGTGTGTCGCGGCACACTAGTGTGACCTGAAGTACCTGTAGGTGTGCCGCGAAATTTGATTATACGCACTATCATTATAGGGATTATTTACCCAAGTGTGCCGTGGCTGAGCCAGTTTTAAGTTAGTGCGCCACAAGCTAAAAAAGGTTGGAAACCGCTGTACTAGATGGTGTTCAATGCACGATGCTTTATCAGAtgtaaagaaatatttttatttaaaatgaaaacTTTGTATGAATTAAATTCAATTTCTACTAAAAAGACGAACGTAACGAAtgtaaaatataattactgttttgtaaAATGACGATTTTATAATGCTTGTCGTCTCTTTCTTGTCATGCTGACTGCATTGGCCACCCAAAGAATCGAAACAGACGAGCCACTCTGCTACTCTGCAGCGCTACCGGGTGGATCCACAAAGTGGTTTAGACAAGCGATTTTGTAGCCCCAATGGTTTTGTAATAAACGCCACAGTGACGAGGATCTGGCGTCCATTACGAAATCATTGTAACTACAAAATCGCCTGTTTAagccactttgtggatccacagagtagcgctgcagagtgttTCGTCTGTTTCTGCGCTAAAGCTGCGTTTTCATTGACTGAGACCTAGAGCCTTCGCTCCTTCAGATACACAGGAACGTGGAATGCTTTTGTGCTTTACATATTATTTTAACAGCGTATTAATTAAAAACTTTTATATTAATATTTCACACCTTCTTTTTTAGGTATATCTGCCAAGACGCAGTTCCTCTACGCCGCAGTATTTATCACCAGATATCTTGACTCATTCATGGTATTCAGATCATATTACAACACTTTAGTGGAAGTGACTTTGGTGCTTGTTTCAGTATGCACGTTTTTACTATCGTTCAAAATGAGGAGCACATACGAAAGAAAATATGATTTCTTTTGGTCCGAAGTTCTGGTTGCCGGGGCATTGATATTAGCAATGTTCGTTAATAACAGTTTAGAAGCTATTGAAGTAAGTTTCTTTTTTAAATAAGACATTAGAAATAAGTTAAGACATCTTTTTTTTCATTCTCACCCAGCCTGTTTAAGGAACATACACACACTCAACAGTCCATActtctttatcaattacaaatttcactgacattaTTCTATCATTCGTTCGTACAACTTCGGCTATGCTATCTTTTATTTCACTATCAGCCAGCAATTACTTTAACTCCATTCTCAGTGTTACTTTATGTTTCTCTACAAACCAAAATTTCACTCCTGCACCCAGTTCTTTCGCCTTTTGTGCTGTTCTTCTGTGAAAAACTTCTATTAAGGTATTCATACGCCAAACAAACAAAATTTTTCATAACAGGGAAAAAGAAGGAGAAGGATTTAAATGTAGCATGTGTCAAATTTGGatttaaattttctaaatttaCAAATTAACAAATTATACCCCCGGTAATGTAGAATTACATCTGGTTAAAACAAGTGACTTggtttgttttatttgtatttgttcTGTTAAGTAAGTAAAAGGGTTCTTGCACTTTCTCAGGTTTATTGAACTCAATACAATACAGTCAGTAGAAGAGATGAGATCTGCCATCGGCCATCCGCGTTGACGTATTAGTGCCTTACTTCACAACttacagggttgccagattgtgCCGATAGTACATCTCCCTCTTtacaaaaacaaattttcatgaaattaaataatctttcaGATAAGCTGGCCGTCGAGATATCCTTTTCAGACGAGAAGAATCCTGTTCCATATTAGAACAGTTATTTTCTGTATTTGGAACTGTTAGCACAATATTGTTATCATTACACAACTCACTGTTTCCCGCACAATCCTTCCGACTCGCACAATCTTCCCACCTACCTTCTTTACTATTAAAATTAGAATCAGAAGTGGGCAGAGGCAGTGCTGGAGTAAATTCAGGTTCAAAGTAGTATGGTGCTGGAATGAGGTCATGACGGTTTCGTCTGTAATTTCCAGACTTGGTTTTTACTATATAAGATCTTGGTTCGTTTAAAATGGATGAAATTTTTCCGTACAACCTCAAATCAATTACCCAAACACTGTCTCCTATAGATAAATCTGACAAAGTCCTGGCCCTATGTCTTTTATTAAACTGGAAGGCTGATTTTTCTTTCGCTCTATTCTCTCTTTCTACCACCGAATCAGTATTAACGGGATTATTTAACAATTCTGGAATTACGGGTAAGGGAGATCTCAATTTACGATTCATTAGTAGTTCGGAAGGCGAAAATCCACATTCAAGGGGTGTGGTACGATAAGCTAATAAAGCTAGACTAAGGTCTTCATTTTTCTTAAGGAGATTTTTTGCTATTTTAACTGCAGCCTCTATGCATCCATTGGATTGAGAGAAATAAGGGCTACTAGTAATATGTCTGAAATCATATTGAGAAGCAAATATTCTAAATTGAGTACTGAATTGAGGCCCATTATCTGAACGCACTATCTCTGGAATCCCATACCGACTAAAAAGTTCTTTAAGTTTGGATATTATTACCAATTCAGTCATAGTGGTTAATTTAAATATCTCAAAGAAACGGGAATAATAGTCAGTAACAATTAAGTACCAGCAGTTATGTTTAAAAAGGTCCAAAGAAACTTTCTGCCATGGGCGCTCAGGAAAAGGATCCCTTATAAGGGGCTCTACCGGATTTGTTCTATGTTCTATACATATAGGACAATTTCTAACTAAATTTTCGATCTGAGTGGATAGGCCCAACCACCATATTGAAGCTTTTGCTCTCGCTCTACATTTTACAATCCCTAAATGACCTTGGTGGAGATATTCTAAACACCGAAATTGTAGACATCTAGGGATAAATAATCGGAAATTTCTCAATAATAGATTATCGCTAAAAGACAACTCcaacctataattataataaggCTTTAAGCATTCCTCTAATTTATTTTGTTCAGGCCAACCCGACGTACAATATTCTcttaaggtagacttccgcaccaagcgaccgagacaggagaccgcgacaggcgacagataggtcgcgaatagacgatagttggtcgctggtctcggtcgcgggctgcagaactaccctgatataattgcatgagagcagtcgtggggagacctcgcctatctgtcgcctgtcgcggtctcctgtctcggtcgcttggtgcggaagtctacctttagTTTTAAACAAATGGGATCTTTTCTCTGTTCTTCCTTAATTTCTTCAATAAAATACGGCTTTACTTGAACCGAACTAACTATAAGATGAACATGAGCTTCTACTTCGCTTGCTAATTCGTCTTCAATTGGGTCACTGCTACTCTCATCGAACCGACGTGAAAGAGCATCCGCTACAACCAGCTCTTTGCCTGGAGTATAATGAACCTCATAATTATATCTCATCAATCTAATTCTGAGTCTTTGCAAGCGAGGTGTGAGCTCATCGATCGGTTTTGATTTTAGTACTTGGACCAACGGTTTGTGGTCAGTCTCTAAAACAATCGGTATCCCAGTGATATATTCTTGAAACTTATCAGCAGCCCATGTCAGAGCTAGGGCTTCCCGCTCTATTTGGGCATATCTTTTTTCAGTGGAAGAAAGCAAACGAGAAGCATAGGCAACAATTTCCTTTTTACCCTCATTAAACTGAATCAAACATGCTCCCAATCCAAATGATGAGGCATCCGCTGAAACTGCTATCTGTTTGGTAGGGTCAAAGTAAGCTAAACATGGACTTTTTTGTAGTAATTCCTTAACTCTTACAAAGGCTTGTTTCTGCGGACTGTCCCAGATAAATGTGACACTCTTTTTCAGTAATGACGTAAGGGGCTCTAGGATTTCAGAGCGATTAGGTATAAATCTACATGAAAAATTTATCATACCTAAAAACTGTAGTAATTCTGTTTTATTAGTCGGTTCTGGAAAGTTAACAAATGCTGAAATCCTTTCAGGTGCAATTGACACTCCTTCATTTGAGATTTCGTGACCTAAATACTGGAGTTTTTGAACAGCAATCACACATTTATCTTTATTTAGAGCTATACCTTCAGCTTGTATTCTGGATAATACTTCATCCAGAATTTTGTTGTGTTCTTCTAGTGTTGGAGCATGGATTAAGATATCATCTATGTGACTAATTACACCGTCCAAACCAgctaatattttgtttaacaatatagaaaaatattcggGGGCACAAGTGATACCGAAGGGAACTCGAGTGAAGAGATACCTACCGAAGGGAGTTATGAATGTGGTAAGGGATTGAGACTCTGGGTCTAAACGAATCTGATAAAATCCAGAAGAAGTATCAAGTTTTGAGAAATATTTACTATCTTTTATTCTGGCTAAAATACTTTCAACTTTGTTTATAGGAAAATATGAACGAAGAACAGATTTGTTTAAATGGGTATAATCCACACAGAGTCGAACTTTTTGGCCTTTTTGGACCACAACAATGGGACTGACCCACTCTGTAGGATAATCAACAGGTTCaattatttttagatttaataaTCTATCAATTTCTTCTTTTAACGGTTGGAGTAATGGAATAGGAACTGTTCTAGGGACTGATTGTACATAGGGTTTAATGTtgtcttttaatttaatttccattTCTGTTTTAAATGTACCTATATCATTAAATATTGTTGAAAATTTTCTGAAAACTGCCTCTGGAttaaatacattatttatattttttactgtaaCATTTTCATGAAATTGTAGAAGTTTTAAGTCTATTATTGATTTCCTTCCTAAAATAGGTttagataaattttgtataaCAAACATTTGAGTTTTTGAAATGTCATTATTATGACAGAGGGTAACAGGAAGAGTTCCTACTACCTCCAATTTAATGCCAGATGGACCAGTAACTTTTTGATAAGGCTTACATAAAGTTTTTAATATCTCTTTAGGCATCAGAGAACTAGGAATACATGAAACATCTGCTCCAGAGtcaattaaaaattcaaattttgtcCGCAGCTCAAACACAAGCACAGAAATCAGCCACTCTCGAGcctcaatattattaatataaacagagccgacaaaattcaaattattacCCTCTGAATTCATCataaaattatcaatttctacAGTACTAACCTTATTTTCCCTTTGACCTTTACCAGATAAACAAACTGATGCCCAGTGCCCAAACTTTTTGCACTTATTACACTGAGACCTTCTAGCAGGACATACCTCCCTAGAGTGAGATTGCTGACCACAAAACATACACGTGTCTCCCTGGAAATTCTTTCTTCTGATGTTGTCTGCCTTCTGAAATGATCCGGTGACATTGCCTCGTTCTCTATTTTGGACACCCACTTTTGCTACTTCTTGAGTCGGATGATAACGGTTTTCATTACGCAATTCCCGAGTCTGATTTGCCTGCATTTCTGCTTGTTTTGCAGCAATAATACAATCTTTCAAAGTCAGAGTACCTTGTAGTTGCAAACGTTCGCTAGTTTTTGTATCTGACATTCCTACCACTATGCGATCCCTAATTAGCTCTTCCTTAAGGGTGCTGTAGTCACAATATTCTGCCAACGAATGTAAACTGGTAATAAAGTGTTCTATAGCTTCTCCTGTTTGTTGAATTCGGGAGTTAAACTTAAACCGTTCGAATATTACGTTGCGACGGGGAATAAAGTGATTTTCAAAACTCTGTAACATCTCCGAATAAGTAGCTGGAATTTTCGGAAACTGTAGAACGATTTCTTCGGCCTCATCTCCCATTATATACATAAGAATGTCAATTTTGTCTTTCTCCGGCTTCTGATCTTGTCCCGACACGCTCATGAAACGCTGGAACCTCTTGCGCCACTGGGGCCACATATTTGGCTGTGAAAACGTAAATTTCTCCGGTGGATTTACCTGAACAGGCATGTTAATTGTCGTTGAGCCGCTACTAACGTCTAAATATGTATTTGCCATTGCCATTTTGCTTTGTGTATGATTTCAACACAACGTACATAACCTAGACACTACACATGGAAAAGTGA
The window above is part of the Diabrotica virgifera virgifera chromosome 2, PGI_DIABVI_V3a genome. Proteins encoded here:
- the LOC126880955 gene encoding uncharacterized protein LOC126880955, which codes for MAMANTYLDVSSGSTTINMPVQVNPPEKFTFSQPNMWPQWRKRFQRFMSVSGQDQKPEKDKIDILMYIMGDEAEEIVLQFPKIPATYSEMLQSFENHFIPRRNVIFERFKFNSRIQQTGEAIEHFITSLHSLAEYCDYSTLKEELIRDRIVVGMSDTKTSERLQLQGTLTLKDCIIAAKQAEMQANQTRELRNENRYHPTQEVAKVGVQNRERGNVTGSFQKADNIRRKNFQGDTCMFCGQQSHSREVCPARRSQCNKCKKFGHWASVCLSGKGQRENKVSTVEIDNFMMNSEGNNLNFVGSVYINNIEAREWLISVLVFELRTKFEFLIDSGADVSCIPSSLMPKEILKTLCKPYQKVTGPSGIKLEVVGTLPVTLCHNNDISKTQMFVIQNLSKPILGRKSIIDLKLLQFHENVTKKKPGDYDEDMNSDIIEEYFQQSR